One Massilia sp. 9096 genomic window carries:
- a CDS encoding aldo/keto reductase family oxidoreductase, translated as MTHALPQDLSCPRVALRKNRSGSLELSRIVAGMWRMVDWNMTVEERIAFIEQCIEMGVTSFDHADIYGNYGVEGQFGEALRAQPGLRERMQLVSKCGIKLLSNKRPQHTIQHYDTTAGHIIASSEESLRQLHTDRLDLLLIHRPDPLMDFDEIAEAFTRLKQDGKVLHFGVSNFSRHQFEVLNRRIELATNQVEFSPLYVAPMFDETFDGLQDLGVAPMIWSPLAGGRLFTSNDANAENLRLVIKEIADRLQKPFASVVFAWIMQLPSNPIPLTGSGRIEAIQVAVAGTTFELSRTDWFTILRAARGHEVA; from the coding sequence ATGACCCACGCCCTGCCCCAAGACCTGTCATGCCCGCGCGTCGCCCTGCGCAAGAACCGCAGCGGCAGCCTCGAACTATCCCGCATCGTCGCCGGCATGTGGCGCATGGTCGACTGGAACATGACGGTCGAGGAGCGCATCGCCTTCATCGAGCAATGCATCGAGATGGGCGTGACCTCGTTCGACCACGCCGACATCTACGGCAACTACGGCGTCGAAGGCCAGTTCGGCGAAGCGCTGCGCGCCCAGCCCGGCCTGCGCGAGCGCATGCAGCTGGTCAGCAAGTGCGGCATCAAGCTGCTGTCGAACAAGCGCCCGCAGCACACCATCCAGCACTACGACACCACGGCCGGCCACATCATCGCATCAAGCGAGGAATCGCTGCGCCAGCTGCACACCGACCGCCTCGACCTGCTGCTGATCCACCGTCCGGACCCGCTGATGGACTTCGACGAGATCGCCGAAGCCTTCACGCGCCTGAAACAGGACGGCAAGGTGCTGCACTTCGGCGTCTCGAACTTCAGCCGCCACCAGTTCGAGGTACTGAACCGCCGCATCGAGCTGGCCACCAACCAGGTCGAGTTCTCGCCGCTGTACGTGGCGCCGATGTTCGACGAGACCTTCGACGGCCTGCAAGACCTGGGCGTGGCGCCGATGATCTGGTCGCCGCTGGCCGGCGGCCGCCTGTTCACCTCGAACGACGCCAACGCCGAGAACCTGCGCCTGGTGATCAAGGAGATCGCCGACCGCCTGCAAAAGCCGTTCGCCAGCGTGGTGTTCGCGTGGATCATGCAGCTGCCGTCGAACCCGATCCCGCTGACCGGCAGCGGGCGCATCGAAGCGATCCAGGTGGCGGTGGCCGGCACCACCTTCGAGCTGTCGCGTACCGACTGGTTCACGATCCTGCGCGCCGCGCGCGGGCACGAGGTCGCGTAA
- a CDS encoding metal-sensitive transcriptional regulator, whose translation MAEPLKIVEGRALTGQQKKDLLNRLARVEGQLRGIQKLIGLADAPSDCDAVAQQMAAARKALDRSFVQLLTASIVTHTGNAADLAQAKEIAAHLAALFDKFA comes from the coding sequence ATGGCGGAACCGTTAAAGATCGTCGAGGGACGCGCCCTCACCGGGCAGCAGAAGAAGGACCTGCTGAACCGGCTGGCGCGCGTCGAAGGCCAGCTGCGCGGCATCCAGAAGCTGATCGGCCTGGCCGACGCGCCGTCCGATTGCGACGCGGTGGCGCAGCAGATGGCGGCCGCGCGCAAGGCCCTCGACCGCTCGTTCGTGCAGCTGCTCACCGCCAGCATCGTCACCCATACCGGCAACGCGGCCGACCTGGCGCAGGCAAAAGAAATCGCCGCTCATCTGGCGGCGCTGTTCGATAAATTTGCCTGA
- the pssA gene encoding CDP-diacylglycerol--serine O-phosphatidyltransferase gives MKPSRQRLARAKFALPSFVTLLSIACGFGSIVISVDNAPVGDPSAYRLAAILLVLAGVFDALDGMVARATNTQSAFGVQLDSIADVMNFGCAPGLLLYCYGFAQMGAAHPTLVRMGGLACFVFVACGALRLARFNVMVGKTDPRYFVGMPITAGAACVASVVVAWPEPVADIGGAFLVMLLMIAVGTLMVSTVRFPSSKQKMSQLTVAGIVIGVVLLVLLRTRFFALFFVLYIGATLLLNLAWQGGWKGIAPPKVYDAE, from the coding sequence GTGAAGCCCAGCCGTCAGCGCCTCGCGCGCGCCAAGTTCGCCCTGCCCAGTTTCGTCACCCTGCTGTCGATCGCCTGCGGCTTCGGCAGCATCGTGATCTCGGTCGATAACGCGCCGGTCGGCGATCCGTCCGCCTACCGCCTGGCTGCGATCCTGCTGGTGCTGGCCGGCGTCTTCGATGCGCTCGACGGCATGGTGGCGCGCGCCACCAACACGCAATCGGCGTTCGGCGTGCAGCTCGACTCGATCGCCGACGTGATGAACTTCGGCTGCGCGCCCGGCCTGCTGCTGTATTGCTACGGCTTTGCCCAGATGGGCGCCGCGCATCCGACCCTGGTGCGCATGGGCGGGCTGGCCTGCTTCGTGTTCGTGGCCTGCGGCGCGCTGCGCCTGGCGCGCTTCAACGTCATGGTCGGCAAGACCGATCCGCGCTATTTCGTCGGCATGCCGATCACCGCCGGCGCGGCCTGCGTGGCCTCGGTGGTGGTGGCCTGGCCCGAACCGGTGGCCGACATCGGCGGCGCCTTCCTGGTGATGCTGCTGATGATCGCGGTCGGCACCTTGATGGTGTCGACGGTGCGCTTCCCCAGCTCCAAGCAGAAGATGTCGCAGCTGACCGTGGCCGGCATCGTCATCGGCGTGGTGCTGCTGGTGCTGCTGCGCACGCGCTTTTTCGCGCTGTTCTTCGTGCTGTACATCGGCGCGACCCTGCTGCTGAACCTGGCCTGGCAGGGCGGCTGGAAGGGGATCGCGCCACCCAAGGTTTACGACGCCGAGTAA
- a CDS encoding CAP domain-containing protein — MHRASTLAAACITAWALVACGGGGGNGNGNAVGASDMNAVPSTGTTSQGQDVAAPKLTNNTAVDGRVWLNYRRTQLGLPELTENGMIDQAAQRHSDYQVVNGITHTEDPAKQGFTGVTLDKRMNAAGYTFRGSNAIGEVIAASTSTSGFYNAEQLITAIYHRFVIFEPVFKEIGSGAATASGANGYTYFTADMAANNGLGQGLVRGTVVTWPFSGQTQVTPNFFSNQEEPDPVPDRDEVGYPISVHANMSSTLTVKSFTVRPHGGSDLPVKQIGNQTTNAQGQAVAPTAVAIIPLSPLAGKTTYDVSFNGTVDGTPVSKSWSFTTK, encoded by the coding sequence ATGCACCGCGCCTCAACCCTCGCTGCTGCCTGCATCACCGCCTGGGCGCTGGTCGCCTGCGGCGGCGGCGGCGGCAATGGGAACGGCAATGCCGTCGGCGCGAGCGACATGAATGCAGTACCGTCGACGGGGACCACGAGCCAGGGGCAGGACGTTGCGGCGCCCAAGCTGACCAACAACACGGCGGTGGATGGGCGCGTCTGGCTGAACTACCGGCGCACGCAGCTCGGCCTGCCCGAGCTGACCGAGAATGGCATGATCGACCAGGCCGCGCAGCGCCACTCGGATTACCAGGTCGTCAACGGCATCACCCACACCGAAGACCCGGCCAAGCAGGGCTTCACCGGGGTCACGCTGGACAAGCGCATGAACGCCGCCGGCTACACCTTCCGCGGTTCGAACGCGATCGGCGAAGTCATCGCCGCCAGCACCAGCACCTCGGGCTTCTACAACGCCGAGCAGCTGATCACCGCGATCTACCACCGCTTCGTGATCTTCGAGCCGGTGTTCAAGGAAATCGGCAGCGGCGCGGCGACGGCGTCCGGCGCCAACGGCTACACTTACTTTACCGCCGACATGGCGGCCAACAATGGCCTGGGCCAGGGTCTGGTGCGCGGCACGGTCGTGACCTGGCCGTTCAGCGGCCAGACCCAGGTGACGCCGAACTTCTTCAGCAACCAGGAAGAGCCGGATCCGGTCCCGGACCGCGACGAAGTCGGCTATCCGATCAGCGTGCACGCCAACATGAGCAGCACCCTGACCGTCAAGAGCTTCACGGTGCGTCCGCACGGCGGCAGCGACTTGCCGGTCAAACAGATCGGCAACCAGACCACCAACGCCCAAGGCCAGGCGGTGGCGCCGACCGCGGTCGCCATCATCCCGCTGTCGCCGCTGGCCGGCAAGACCACTTACGACGTCAGCTTCAACGGCACGGTCGACGGCACGCCGGTCAGCAAGAGCTGGTCGTTCACGACCAAGTGA
- a CDS encoding Hpt domain-containing protein, which translates to MSADADDATPAVDHAGGIARLMGDGPLFARVLARFRKEYRETAAGIRAALDGGDTPLALRLAHTLKGAAGMIEALPLRRAAQSLEQALRGGGGDPYAQLERLERGLERVLRELDEEALSLAPPVPVRIAPSAFGHDARARLCALLDEGNGDAVDLVREAEASLRTEMGDADYERLADAIESFDFDRALAQLQDECGDAAS; encoded by the coding sequence GTGAGCGCCGACGCCGACGACGCCACGCCGGCCGTCGACCATGCAGGCGGCATCGCGCGCCTGATGGGCGACGGCCCCCTGTTCGCGCGCGTGCTGGCGCGCTTTCGCAAGGAGTACCGCGAGACCGCTGCCGGCATCCGCGCCGCGCTCGATGGCGGCGACACGCCGCTGGCGCTGCGCCTGGCCCACACGCTCAAGGGCGCGGCCGGCATGATCGAAGCCTTGCCGCTGCGCCGCGCCGCCCAGTCGCTGGAACAGGCGCTGCGCGGCGGCGGCGGCGATCCGTATGCGCAGCTGGAACGGCTGGAACGCGGGCTGGAACGCGTGCTGCGCGAACTCGACGAGGAGGCGCTGAGCCTGGCGCCGCCCGTTCCAGTGCGCATCGCGCCATCGGCATTCGGACACGACGCGCGCGCGCGCCTGTGCGCACTGCTCGACGAGGGCAATGGCGATGCGGTCGACCTGGTGCGCGAGGCCGAAGCGTCGCTGAGGACGGAGATGGGAGACGCGGACTATGAGCGGCTCGCCGACGCGATCGAATCGTTCGACTTCGATCGCGCGCTGGCGCAGCTGCAGGACGAATGCGGGGACGCGGCGTCCTGA
- a CDS encoding DUF1439 domain-containing protein has translation MAAGHEVDHAVEHAVTARRRLLEAAGALALGGVLASCANIVGPRRVELPQARLQAGLERRFPLHNRMLELFDVQLTRPRLAIQPETDRIALTLDVSVAPPFLRQSWSGTMALSGRLLLDAPRNAVLLTDTHLDRFDVNGIDGSRARDLGHAADLLVSQMVRDMPVYTFRPEDLRYAGIQFVPTSLHTAPGALVVTLEPQK, from the coding sequence ATGGCGGCAGGGCACGAGGTGGACCATGCGGTGGAACATGCGGTGACGGCGAGGCGGCGGCTACTCGAGGCGGCGGGCGCGCTGGCGCTGGGTGGGGTGCTGGCCTCCTGCGCCAACATCGTCGGCCCGCGCCGCGTCGAACTGCCGCAGGCGCGCTTGCAGGCCGGCCTCGAGCGCCGCTTCCCGCTGCACAACCGCATGCTCGAGCTGTTCGACGTGCAGCTCACCCGGCCGCGCCTGGCGATCCAGCCCGAGACCGACCGCATCGCGCTCACGCTCGACGTGTCGGTGGCGCCGCCGTTCCTGCGCCAGTCCTGGAGCGGAACGATGGCGCTGTCGGGGCGCCTGCTGCTGGACGCGCCGCGCAACGCCGTGCTGCTGACCGACACCCATCTCGACCGCTTCGACGTCAACGGCATCGACGGCTCGCGCGCGCGTGACCTCGGCCATGCCGCCGACCTGCTGGTCAGCCAGATGGTGCGCGACATGCCGGTCTATACCTTCCGCCCCGAAGACCTGCGCTACGCCGGCATCCAGTTCGTGCCGACCAGTCTGCATACCGCGCCGGGCGCGCTGGTCGTCACGCTCGAACCCCAAAAATAA
- a CDS encoding SDR family NAD(P)-dependent oxidoreductase: MTASNPTPSNRIALITGGSRGLGRSMALHLARTGVDIVITWQNNKAAARAVVAEVEALGRRAAALRLDVADSAAFKPFAGQVAELLRGWQRERFDILVNNAGTSLHVPLMEVTEAQFDAIVAVHFKAVVFLTQALAPLLDDGGRILNISSGLARVSLPGSGVYGAAKGAVEVLTRYQARELAARGIRVNVLAPGAVQTDFSGGMVRDNPEVNRMVSSMTALGRPGLPDDIGAAAAALLAEDNGWVTGQRIEVSGGMVL, encoded by the coding sequence ATGACCGCATCGAATCCGACCCCATCCAACCGCATCGCACTCATCACCGGCGGCAGCCGCGGACTCGGCCGCAGCATGGCCCTGCACCTGGCGCGCACCGGCGTCGACATCGTCATCACCTGGCAGAACAACAAAGCGGCCGCGCGCGCGGTCGTGGCCGAGGTCGAGGCTCTGGGACGGCGCGCCGCCGCACTGCGGCTCGACGTGGCCGACAGCGCCGCTTTCAAACCATTCGCCGGCCAGGTCGCCGAGCTGCTGCGCGGCTGGCAGCGCGAGCGCTTCGACATCCTGGTCAACAACGCCGGCACCAGCCTGCACGTGCCGCTGATGGAAGTCACCGAAGCACAGTTCGACGCCATCGTCGCCGTACATTTCAAGGCGGTCGTGTTCCTGACCCAGGCGCTGGCGCCGCTGCTCGACGATGGCGGGCGCATCCTGAACATCTCCAGTGGCCTGGCGCGCGTGTCTCTGCCGGGTTCCGGGGTGTATGGCGCGGCCAAGGGCGCGGTCGAAGTGCTCACGCGCTACCAGGCGCGCGAACTGGCGGCGCGCGGCATCCGCGTCAACGTGCTGGCGCCGGGGGCCGTGCAGACCGACTTCAGCGGCGGCATGGTGCGCGACAATCCGGAAGTGAACCGCATGGTGTCGTCGATGACGGCGCTGGGCCGGCCCGGCCTGCCGGACGACATCGGCGCCGCGGCGGCCGCCCTGCTGGCCGAGGACAATGGCTGGGTCACCGGCCAGCGTATCGAAGTCTCGGGCGGCATGGTGCTGTGA
- a CDS encoding LysR family transcriptional regulator, translated as MNELDTIRIYLKVAELESFSGAARQLGLPNATVSAAVRQLEQSLGTRLLQRTTRRVQMTQEGSAFYTRSLGLLGDFEDLRSMFRGAADGLTGRLRIDMSVGLAAKLVLPRLGEFMARHPRLAIDLGTADRRVDVIREGYDCVLRSGALSDSSLVARPLGSYRMVNCASPDYLAQRGTPASLDDLSRHAVIHYDALLGGSAPGWEWFDGTQTRLAAAGGLLSVNGTAAYEAACLAGLGIIQVPEAGVREHLRNGVLVEVLPAFRPAPMQVAFVYPSRRHVPARTLAFMAWAQALLAPYLD; from the coding sequence ATGAACGAACTCGACACTATCCGCATCTATTTGAAGGTCGCCGAACTGGAAAGCTTCAGCGGCGCCGCGCGCCAGCTCGGCTTGCCGAATGCGACCGTTTCGGCGGCGGTGCGCCAGCTCGAGCAATCGCTCGGCACGCGTCTGCTGCAACGGACCACGCGCCGCGTCCAGATGACGCAGGAAGGATCGGCGTTCTACACGCGCAGTCTCGGCCTGCTGGGCGACTTCGAAGATTTGCGGTCGATGTTCCGCGGCGCCGCCGATGGCTTGACGGGCCGTCTGCGCATCGACATGTCGGTCGGCCTGGCGGCCAAGCTGGTGCTGCCGCGCCTGGGCGAATTCATGGCGCGCCATCCGCGCCTGGCGATCGACCTGGGCACGGCCGACCGCCGCGTCGACGTGATCCGCGAAGGTTACGATTGCGTGCTGCGCTCCGGGGCGCTGTCCGATTCGAGCCTGGTCGCGCGCCCGCTCGGCAGCTACCGCATGGTCAACTGCGCCAGCCCCGACTACCTGGCGCAACGCGGCACGCCGGCGAGCCTGGACGACCTGTCCCGGCATGCCGTCATCCATTACGATGCGCTGCTGGGCGGCAGTGCGCCCGGCTGGGAATGGTTCGACGGTACGCAGACGCGGCTCGCCGCGGCGGGCGGCCTGTTGAGCGTGAACGGCACCGCGGCCTACGAGGCGGCCTGCCTGGCCGGGCTCGGGATCATCCAGGTGCCGGAGGCCGGCGTGCGCGAGCATCTGCGCAACGGCGTGCTGGTCGAGGTATTGCCGGCGTTCCGGCCGGCGCCGATGCAGGTGGCCTTCGTCTACCCGTCGCGGCGCCATGTGCCGGCCAGGACGCTGGCGTTCATGGCATGGGCGCAGGCGTTGCTGGCGCCGTATCTCGATTGA
- the mnmE gene encoding tRNA uridine-5-carboxymethylaminomethyl(34) synthesis GTPase MnmE, producing the protein MKLDTSPIAAIATAPGRGGIGVVRASGKSLVPLIDALFPGVTLAPRHATYLPFKDAQGAVIDEGLALYFKGPHSYTGEDVLELQGHGGPVVLRMLLARVLEAGAEHGLRLAEPGEFTRRAFLNDKLDLAQAEAVADLIDASTEAAARSATQSLSGAFSKVVHQLVEKTINLRMLVEATLDFPEEEIDFLEKSNARGQLAGIVESLEHVFRQAAQGALLREGLNVVLVGQPNVGKSSLLNALAGSDVAIVTPIAGTTRDKVTETIQVEGIPLNIVDTAGIRAIHDGIDVVERIGIERTWGEVGKADVILHLLDANLGPSEADEDIVAAFPKGVPVLRIWNKIDLSGHKPSVDLAGDATHIYLSANEKIGVDLLRRELLRIAGWQQTGESLYLARERHLIALRAAREHLQVAGQHAAQDDQSLDLFAEELRLAQDQLSSITGQFTPDDLLGVIFSRFCIGK; encoded by the coding sequence ATGAAACTCGATACCTCCCCCATCGCCGCGATCGCGACCGCCCCCGGCCGCGGCGGCATCGGCGTCGTGCGCGCTTCCGGCAAGTCGCTGGTGCCGCTGATCGACGCGCTGTTCCCCGGCGTCACGCTGGCGCCGCGCCACGCCACTTATCTGCCGTTCAAGGATGCGCAGGGCGCCGTCATCGACGAAGGCCTGGCGCTGTACTTCAAGGGCCCGCACTCGTACACCGGCGAAGACGTGCTGGAACTGCAGGGCCACGGCGGCCCGGTGGTGCTGCGCATGCTGCTCGCGCGCGTGCTCGAAGCCGGCGCTGAACATGGGCTGCGCCTCGCCGAACCGGGCGAGTTCACCCGGCGCGCCTTCCTGAACGACAAGCTCGACCTGGCCCAGGCCGAAGCCGTGGCCGACCTGATCGACGCGTCGACCGAGGCGGCGGCCAGGTCGGCGACGCAATCGCTGTCCGGCGCGTTTTCGAAAGTCGTGCACCAGCTGGTCGAGAAGACCATCAACCTGCGCATGCTGGTCGAGGCCACGCTCGACTTCCCGGAAGAAGAGATCGACTTCCTCGAAAAGTCCAACGCCCGCGGCCAGCTGGCCGGCATCGTCGAGTCGCTCGAACACGTGTTCCGCCAGGCGGCCCAGGGCGCGCTGCTGCGCGAGGGTTTGAATGTCGTGCTGGTCGGCCAGCCGAACGTCGGCAAATCGTCGCTGCTCAATGCGCTGGCCGGTTCCGACGTCGCCATCGTCACACCGATCGCCGGCACCACGCGCGACAAGGTCACCGAGACGATCCAGGTCGAGGGCATCCCGCTGAACATCGTCGACACCGCCGGCATCCGCGCGATCCACGACGGCATCGACGTGGTCGAACGCATCGGCATCGAGCGTACCTGGGGCGAGGTCGGCAAGGCCGACGTGATCCTGCACCTGCTCGACGCCAACCTCGGGCCGAGCGAAGCCGACGAGGACATCGTCGCCGCCTTCCCGAAGGGCGTGCCGGTGCTGCGCATCTGGAACAAGATCGACCTCTCCGGCCACAAGCCGAGCGTCGACCTGGCCGGCGACGCCACCCACATCTACTTGTCGGCCAACGAGAAGATCGGTGTCGATCTCTTGCGCCGCGAACTGCTGCGCATCGCCGGCTGGCAGCAGACCGGCGAGTCGCTGTACCTGGCGCGCGAACGCCACCTGATCGCCTTGCGCGCGGCGCGCGAGCACCTGCAGGTCGCGGGCCAGCACGCGGCCCAGGACGACCAGTCGCTCGACTTGTTCGCGGAAGAGCTCAGGCTGGCGCAGGACCAGCTGTCCAGCATTACCGGGCAGTTCACGCCGGATGATTTGCTGGGGGTGATCTTCAGCCGGTTCTGTATCGGGAAGTGA
- the yidC gene encoding membrane protein insertase YidC, translating into MEINKRTILWIVFAVSLVFLWNDWMMDHGRGSMFSAQPPVKTAQAPAAQPKVNDLPAVQTQAAGTPGAVPGTPGTPAAVQTQVITITTDVVKADIDTNGGVIRRLELLKYRDQQDTTRNQVLFNVDSTKNRLYLAQTGLTGAMPNHYTAFTARPGARVLDNGNQVQLVLDAEAGGVRLTKTFTFHRGDYVIGVRHDVTNIGTAPVVPSLYLQLEHDGQKPETDKMFQSTYTGPTLYTSQDKYQKLTFEKIGKGSAEHSTKATDGWIAITQHFFVSAFIPPEKVQRDIYTKALGNDLFAIGTVLPMGTVQPGATISNETRLYSGPQEESLLANVTPGLDLVRDYSWAAIIAKPIFAVMIWLHSMLGNWGWTIIAFTILIKLLFFPLSAAGYRSMAKMKTVTPKMQAIRERFKNDPAKMQQATMELYKTEKINPLGGCLPLLIQMPVFLALYWVLQGAVEMRGATWMWLPDLTLKDPFFILPVLYAISMLVTQKLNPQPADPMQAKMMMFMPLAFSVMFLFFPSGLVLYWVVNNLISMAQQYIITKKFAPPAK; encoded by the coding sequence ATGGAAATCAATAAACGTACCATCCTCTGGATCGTGTTCGCCGTCTCCCTGGTGTTCCTGTGGAACGACTGGATGATGGACCACGGCCGTGGATCGATGTTCTCGGCCCAGCCGCCCGTCAAGACGGCGCAGGCGCCGGCCGCCCAGCCCAAGGTCAACGACCTGCCCGCCGTCCAGACGCAAGCCGCGGGCACGCCGGGCGCGGTCCCTGGCACGCCGGGCACCCCGGCCGCGGTCCAGACCCAGGTCATCACGATCACGACCGACGTCGTCAAGGCCGACATCGACACCAACGGCGGCGTGATCCGCCGCCTGGAACTGCTGAAGTACCGCGACCAGCAGGACACGACCAGGAACCAGGTGCTGTTCAACGTCGATTCGACCAAGAACCGCCTGTACCTGGCCCAGACCGGCCTGACCGGCGCGATGCCGAACCACTACACCGCGTTCACCGCGCGTCCGGGCGCGCGCGTGCTCGACAACGGCAACCAGGTGCAACTGGTGCTGGATGCGGAAGCCGGTGGGGTGCGCCTGACCAAGACCTTCACCTTCCACCGCGGCGACTACGTGATCGGCGTGCGCCATGACGTGACCAACATCGGCACGGCCCCGGTCGTCCCGTCCCTGTACCTGCAGCTCGAGCACGACGGCCAGAAGCCGGAAACCGACAAGATGTTCCAGAGCACGTACACCGGTCCGACCCTGTACACCTCGCAGGACAAGTACCAGAAGCTGACCTTCGAGAAGATCGGCAAGGGCAGCGCCGAGCACTCGACCAAGGCCACCGACGGCTGGATCGCGATAACGCAGCACTTCTTCGTCTCGGCCTTCATCCCGCCGGAAAAGGTACAGCGCGACATCTACACCAAGGCGCTGGGCAACGACCTGTTCGCGATCGGCACCGTCCTGCCGATGGGCACCGTGCAGCCGGGCGCCACCATCTCGAACGAGACCCGCCTGTACTCGGGCCCGCAGGAAGAAAGCCTGCTGGCGAACGTGACGCCGGGCCTGGACCTGGTGCGCGACTACTCGTGGGCGGCGATCATCGCCAAGCCGATCTTCGCCGTGATGATCTGGCTGCACAGCATGCTGGGCAACTGGGGCTGGACCATCATCGCCTTCACCATCCTGATCAAGCTGCTGTTCTTCCCGCTGTCGGCGGCCGGCTACCGCAGCATGGCCAAGATGAAGACGGTGACACCGAAGATGCAGGCGATCCGCGAGCGTTTTAAAAACGATCCGGCCAAGATGCAGCAGGCCACGATGGAGCTGTACAAGACCGAGAAGATCAACCCGCTGGGCGGCTGCCTGCCGCTGCTGATCCAGATGCCGGTGTTCCTGGCGCTGTACTGGGTGCTGCAGGGCGCGGTCGAGATGCGCGGCGCGACCTGGATGTGGCTGCCTGATCTGACGCTGAAGGATCCGTTCTTCATCCTGCCGGTGCTGTACGCGATCTCGATGCTGGTGACGCAGAAGCTGAACCCGCAGCCGGCCGATCCGATGCAGGCCAAGATGATGATGTTCATGCCGCTGGCGTTCTCGGTCATGTTCCTGTTCTTCCCGTCCGGCCTGGTGCTGTACTGGGTGGTCAACAACCTGATCTCGATGGCGCAGCAGTACATCATCACCAAGAAGTTCGCGCCGCCGGCCAAGTAA